The following proteins are co-located in the Dromiciops gliroides isolate mDroGli1 chromosome 2, mDroGli1.pri, whole genome shotgun sequence genome:
- the FUT7 gene encoding alpha-(1,3)-fucosyltransferase 7 — protein MPTYRLFSHQAMAGLALLTALWFLIYPLLSSSRARGPGMWSLSETFQPQSKLMVLIWHWPFDKSLPLDGDVCAHYGVANCWLSANQSLLSQASVVVFHHYELQSGAVRLPLAQRPLRQPWVWTNLESPSNTHRLSHYQNIFNWVMTYRRDSDIFVPYGELVPRDGPAPPVTAKNRTAAWVISNYRQTQKRVLVYKQLSKHLQVDVFGRANRKPLCPDCLLPTLAPYRFYLAFENSQHRDYITEKLWRNSLGAGVVPVVLGPPRSTYEAFLPADAFIHVDDFSSAQELATFLKSMNASHYQRFFAWRERLAVRLYSDWRERFCGICARYPHLPQDKIYGDLEAWFKS, from the coding sequence ATGCCCACGTACAGACTGTTCTCTCATCAAGCCATGGCTGGGCTGGCACTGCTCACAGCTCTCTGGTTCCTGATATATCCTCTCCTGTCCTCCAGCAGGGCAAGGGGCCCTGGTATGTGGTCTCTGAGTGAAACTTTCCAGCCCCAGTCTAAGCTCATGGTCCTCATCTGGCACTGGCCCTTTGACAAGTCCTTGCCTTTAGATGGTGATGTCTGTGCTCACTATGGTGTGGCCAACTGCTGGCTCAGTGCCAACCAAAGCCTCCTCAGCCAGGCCAGCGTAGTTGTTTTCCACCACTATGAACTCCAGAGTGGGGCCGTCAGGCTTCCTTTGGCCCAGCGGCCCCTTAGGCAGCCCTGGGTGTGGACCAACCTTGAGTCTCCAAGCAATACTCACAGGCTTTCCCATTACCAGAACATTTTCAATTGGGTCATGACCTACCGGCGGGACTCAGACATCTTTGTGCCTTATGGAGAGCTGGTGCCCCGGGATGGGCCTGCTCCCCCTGTGACAGCCAAGAACCGTACGGCCGCCTGGGTCATCAGTAACTACCGGCAGACCCAGAAGCGTGTGCTGGTATACAAGCAGTTGTCTAAACATCTTCAGGTGGATGTGTTTGGCCGTGCCAACAGGAAGCCACTCTGCCCTGACTGCCTCTTGCCTACCCTTGCTCCCTACCGATTCTACCTGGCATTTGAGAACTCTCAGCACCGGGACTACATCACTGAAAAGTTATGGAGAAATTCTCTGGGGGCAGGGGTTGTGCCTGTGGTGCTGGGCCCTCCTCGCTCTACCTATGAGGCATTTCTGCCAGCTGATGCCTTCATCCATGTGGATGACTTCAGCTCGGCTCAGGAACTGGCCACCTTCTTGAAGAGCATGAATGCCAGTCATTACCAACGCTTCTTTGCATGGCGGGAGAGGCTAGCTGTGCGGCTCTACAGCGACTGGAGGGAGCGCTTCTGTGGCATCTGTGCCCGCTATCCCCACTTGCCACAGGACAAGATCTATGGAGACTTAGAGGCCTGGTTTAAATCATGA